A stretch of Desulfitobacterium dichloroeliminans LMG P-21439 DNA encodes these proteins:
- a CDS encoding phosphoadenosine phosphosulfate reductase family protein: MYSYVWDKKTGGYLLTTQIGKFVANEIRPVFAPELSLTGLGRFFEYDRRETRPLLWAQKNVYLKNGEKIAQLNNTQYGKPLNIQVFFEGKLKLEPVDVASMVTANADIMDIVVADAKRRTKELYDADIGRCDIAYIAFSGGKDSVALLDLCHRVLPLSVPVIFSDTDMELPDTYKVWEEIQTRYPEREFICARAGTSALENWRTFAPPSRTIRWCCSVHKSTPALMCLKYKLHKAAVRVMAFVGVRGDESYSRSFYEDAKDGAKNASQLNRMPILDWGAHELWLYILANDLLVNCAYKKGLTRVGCLMCPESSEKYEWFVDKAYPRLLKPYNDIIISTSSKSFKTAEEQIEFIGSLNWQARKNGLILRDTITNPLEVGAGLKTTFQSPHFLKDLFYEWIKTLGMVVKERETDRQRLKLPNTLDDGILFSYYAPYTGGGTVTFEFRSKEEQASLLPVLRSFLRKVSACVVCRSCEAECPVGAMSVKDNKLKISATKCIKCRKCYNSDNNYCWRYKSMFKPETEKNNVMRSIANYENFGLREKGNYLWVSTLVELGDKFFPWHENHPLGKNMVKSAARIWFTQAGLIFANDKKPTILVELFRKFGGASSLGWEYIWLTLANNAILIKWFITSTEIGTTYTIEQLVRMLSESNPTLGKSTIDGGLNALKDMLSKSPLGGEGAVTLPEMKGRTVVSLTRESKDVHPLTLLYGLYLIANKAERGSFTVRELMTADIESTFVSPLVAFGITPDTFKKQCEGLRSKYPDYISTTFTHGNDGLEVFQNRYTIEDIISLALGE, from the coding sequence ATGTACTCTTACGTTTGGGATAAAAAAACTGGTGGTTATTTGCTAACCACGCAGATAGGCAAGTTCGTTGCCAACGAAATACGCCCGGTATTTGCGCCTGAACTCTCGTTGACAGGACTGGGCAGATTCTTTGAATATGATCGGCGTGAAACCCGCCCTCTTTTGTGGGCGCAGAAAAATGTCTACTTGAAAAACGGCGAAAAAATTGCACAGCTTAACAATACACAGTACGGCAAGCCGTTGAACATCCAGGTCTTTTTCGAGGGCAAGCTTAAACTCGAACCAGTGGACGTTGCGTCAATGGTTACCGCAAACGCCGACATTATGGATATCGTTGTGGCTGATGCGAAACGCCGCACAAAGGAACTTTATGACGCAGATATCGGACGTTGCGATATCGCCTATATTGCGTTTTCCGGTGGCAAAGATTCTGTTGCGCTCCTTGACCTATGCCATCGAGTCCTACCGCTCTCCGTACCCGTTATTTTCAGTGACACGGATATGGAACTGCCAGACACTTATAAAGTTTGGGAGGAAATCCAAACCCGCTACCCAGAGAGAGAGTTTATTTGCGCGAGAGCGGGAACGTCCGCGCTTGAAAACTGGCGGACATTTGCCCCACCATCGCGAACGATTCGGTGGTGCTGTTCCGTCCACAAAAGCACGCCCGCACTTATGTGTCTGAAATATAAACTACACAAGGCGGCGGTTAGGGTTATGGCATTTGTAGGAGTGAGGGGCGACGAAAGTTACAGTCGTTCCTTTTACGAAGACGCTAAGGATGGCGCAAAAAATGCTTCCCAACTAAACCGCATGCCGATTTTGGACTGGGGAGCACACGAGTTGTGGCTGTATATACTCGCTAACGATTTGCTAGTGAATTGTGCGTACAAAAAAGGTCTAACCCGCGTTGGTTGCCTGATGTGTCCCGAATCGTCTGAGAAGTACGAATGGTTTGTGGACAAGGCTTATCCTCGGCTGTTGAAACCTTACAACGATATTATAATTAGCACAAGCTCAAAAAGTTTTAAGACAGCAGAAGAACAAATAGAATTTATCGGAAGCCTAAATTGGCAAGCTCGAAAAAATGGACTCATTCTTAGAGACACAATTACAAATCCACTTGAAGTAGGCGCGGGTCTAAAAACCACATTCCAAAGTCCGCATTTTTTAAAGGATTTGTTCTACGAATGGATTAAGACACTTGGTATGGTTGTTAAGGAACGTGAAACAGACCGTCAGAGATTGAAATTGCCGAACACGCTTGATGACGGAATACTCTTTAGTTATTATGCGCCCTATACAGGCGGAGGCACTGTAACGTTTGAGTTTCGCTCCAAGGAAGAACAGGCTTCGTTATTGCCAGTCTTACGCTCTTTTTTGCGTAAAGTATCGGCGTGTGTTGTTTGCCGAAGCTGTGAAGCTGAATGTCCTGTTGGAGCAATGAGTGTTAAGGACAATAAACTTAAAATCAGCGCAACAAAATGTATAAAGTGTCGCAAGTGCTACAATTCGGACAACAATTATTGTTGGAGGTATAAGTCTATGTTTAAGCCAGAAACCGAAAAGAACAACGTAATGCGCAGCATTGCGAACTATGAAAATTTCGGGTTGCGCGAAAAAGGGAATTACTTGTGGGTTTCAACTCTGGTTGAATTAGGCGATAAGTTTTTCCCTTGGCACGAAAATCACCCGCTCGGTAAGAATATGGTGAAGTCTGCGGCCCGAATTTGGTTCACACAAGCGGGGCTTATTTTCGCAAATGATAAGAAACCTACAATACTTGTAGAACTGTTCCGGAAATTCGGTGGGGCTTCATCGCTCGGTTGGGAATATATTTGGCTTACGCTCGCAAACAATGCCATTTTGATAAAGTGGTTCATAACATCTACAGAAATCGGAACCACATACACTATTGAACAGTTGGTAAGGATGCTGTCTGAAAGTAATCCAACTCTCGGTAAATCTACAATAGATGGCGGACTTAATGCTCTGAAAGATATGCTCAGTAAATCCCCTCTCGGCGGCGAAGGTGCGGTGACCCTCCCTGAAATGAAAGGGCGTACAGTGGTTAGCCTCACCCGAGAATCTAAAGATGTGCACCCGCTCACGCTCCTCTACGGTTTGTACCTCATTGCTAACAAAGCCGAGCGCGGGAGCTTTACCGTGCGCGAATTGATGACGGCAGATATAGAGTCTACCTTTGTTTCGCCGCTCGTTGCTTTTGGTATTACTCCGGATACATTTAAAAAACAGTGCGAAGGCTTACGAAGTAAATACCCGGACTATATTTCCACCACGTTCACGCACGGCAACGACGGGCTTGAGGTTTTTCAGAACAGATATACCATAGAAGACATAATCTCGCTTGCATTGGGGGAGTAG
- a CDS encoding heavy metal translocating P-type ATPase, translated as MSFKGWTEVFTDETKRNILFISLAGMSLILSFFYASGFPIDPAWVAIILCGLPIIKEGAIGLFTRFDIKADVLVSLALIAAVSIGEIFAAGEVAFIMQIGALLETLTVAKAQAGIERLIHITPRIARRLNQDQEELIPAEEVQVGDVLRVLPGETVPADGLIIKGKTSVDQSVMTGESLPVDKQEGDDVATGTVNQFGAFDMQATVVGENSSLQRMIRLVQSADADKAKIVGIADRWATWIVVIALLSSSLTWYFTGEIIRAVTILVVFCPCALVLATPTAIMAAIGNATKYGILVREGDALERLAQVKRITFDKTGTLTYGKPKVMAVQSFAEGLTQEQLFGYLASAELNSEHPLGKAIVSSYKATSQQVREPQSFQMIPGRGVSALIDGKQIYAGNAELLQEHSIDLSSEIHAEAKAYTKEGSTVIYIGMDNQVVGMAALSDSLRETSSTMIARLKTRGIHAVLLTGDHKEAAHHIAAQVQIPAHNVHADCLPEDKLKAIEGYQEKGELVCMVGEGINDAPALKKAHVGIAMGGIGSDIAVEAADIALVGDDISQLPHLLGLSQKMMSTIKLNLAFSLILNFVAIILAANGSLGPVMGALVHNAGSVLVIINSALLLNWKAKDKPTSSTPGEYVPEMS; from the coding sequence ATGAGTTTTAAGGGTTGGACAGAAGTTTTTACGGATGAGACCAAACGAAACATCCTTTTCATAAGTCTGGCTGGGATGTCATTGATTCTGAGCTTCTTTTATGCCAGCGGATTCCCGATTGATCCCGCTTGGGTGGCCATTATCCTCTGTGGTCTTCCCATCATCAAAGAAGGGGCCATCGGACTGTTCACTCGCTTTGATATCAAGGCGGACGTTTTGGTTTCCTTGGCCTTAATCGCCGCAGTTTCCATCGGGGAGATTTTTGCGGCAGGGGAAGTGGCCTTCATTATGCAGATTGGGGCCTTGCTGGAAACCTTGACCGTAGCGAAAGCACAAGCAGGCATTGAGAGATTGATTCATATCACTCCTCGCATCGCGCGCCGGCTAAATCAGGATCAGGAAGAGCTGATCCCTGCGGAAGAGGTTCAAGTCGGTGATGTGCTGCGGGTTCTTCCCGGAGAGACAGTCCCCGCCGACGGATTGATCATCAAAGGCAAGACCTCGGTGGATCAGTCCGTGATGACAGGGGAATCCCTACCGGTCGACAAGCAGGAAGGGGATGACGTCGCCACCGGGACAGTGAATCAATTCGGAGCCTTTGATATGCAAGCCACCGTAGTCGGGGAGAATAGCTCACTCCAACGGATGATTCGTTTAGTCCAATCAGCGGATGCGGATAAAGCCAAGATTGTCGGCATTGCCGATCGCTGGGCGACCTGGATCGTCGTCATAGCTCTGCTTTCTTCCTCCCTGACCTGGTACTTCACCGGTGAAATCATCCGCGCCGTCACCATCTTAGTTGTCTTTTGCCCTTGCGCTTTAGTACTCGCCACCCCCACCGCTATTATGGCCGCCATCGGTAACGCCACAAAATATGGGATACTCGTTCGCGAAGGGGATGCTCTGGAACGCCTAGCCCAAGTGAAGCGGATAACCTTTGATAAGACCGGTACTCTGACGTATGGCAAACCCAAGGTTATGGCAGTGCAAAGTTTTGCCGAGGGACTGACCCAAGAGCAGCTCTTTGGTTACTTAGCATCCGCCGAATTAAATTCAGAACATCCCCTTGGCAAGGCCATCGTCAGCAGCTATAAGGCCACGAGTCAGCAAGTCCGTGAGCCCCAGAGCTTTCAGATGATTCCCGGGCGCGGGGTCTCTGCCCTGATTGACGGAAAACAAATCTACGCGGGAAATGCCGAACTCCTGCAAGAACATAGCATTGACCTGTCTTCGGAGATTCATGCAGAGGCAAAAGCCTACACCAAAGAAGGCAGCACCGTCATTTATATAGGGATGGATAACCAGGTGGTGGGCATGGCCGCTTTATCCGACAGCCTGCGGGAAACCTCCTCAACCATGATTGCGCGCTTAAAAACGAGGGGCATCCACGCGGTGCTCTTGACCGGGGATCACAAGGAAGCGGCTCATCATATCGCAGCCCAGGTACAGATCCCCGCCCACAATGTCCATGCAGATTGTCTGCCGGAGGATAAGCTAAAGGCCATTGAAGGTTATCAGGAAAAAGGTGAGCTGGTGTGCATGGTAGGGGAAGGCATTAACGATGCCCCGGCTCTCAAAAAGGCCCATGTGGGCATCGCCATGGGAGGTATCGGTAGCGATATTGCGGTAGAGGCTGCGGATATTGCCCTCGTGGGCGATGATATCAGTCAGCTGCCTCATTTGCTGGGACTTTCCCAAAAGATGATGAGCACGATTAAGCTGAACTTAGCTTTCTCCTTAATACTGAACTTTGTCGCCATCATCCTCGCTGCCAATGGCAGCTTAGGCCCAGTCATGGGTGCCCTAGTGCATAATGCGGGATCGGTGCTGGTTATAATCAATTCTGCCCTGCTGTTGAATTGGAAGGCGAAGGATAAGCCGACTTCGTCTACCCCTGGGGAATATGTGCCGGAGATGAGTTAG
- a CDS encoding molybdopterin-containing oxidoreductase family protein produces the protein MTNENMTKKKPSGVSRRTFIKGTGAVAAAAAVGGIGITAGMPDVVEGAPVDLSNAKTFTSSCAMECLHHNLKGYVVDGKLVKVETGDDTTKACLRGISRTQWVNNPDRPKMPMLRTGEKGEGKWKEISWDEATDLIVTKIKETQSELGNQGITYKGGSGNFGALTGGVAGAFFNYLGGYTPIVGSLCCQAVTSTMTPMLGTRYEDTRDTIQDSNYIIVWGTNPAVTMQSYFSKYQEAMSKGARLITIDPRLSETAAKSDEWITILPGTDTALGLGMLKIIIEEKLYDQGFLLKHTGVPFLVDKATGDQVKAEDNDTSYMVYDQISKSIVPHDQEGISPALRLDGTPIAEQYNTVFELIYNEAKIWTPEKVQEETDVPAGKVVLLAHEYATAKPAMIVQNMGSFQRTEYGSYAVGVQFYLAAFTGNFGKAGGGVCDAGGVGTTIKVKTAIPSPKPQGEFGQIPSPKLGEYILADKPNKIGFMWVLTTSLMTQFPNTAAVKEALKKIPFVVVVDSLMTSTALYADLVLPCTTIFEDTNLLAHNRSHLVQLMEKAVEPPGEAKSDLEIFTMLAKKLGFGEAFDKSPEEFIEICLEGTGITLEQLKQGPVSPMPQPYIPYPDGKFRTPTEKAELFMPAWKSKGFNPVVTYIRPNEFINGDQALAEKYPLMAVQRKTNRTIHSTFGNLPWISESTRSKAQVLIHPDDASARGIKSGDKVVAYNDRGEHHCIANVQAHIKKGIVALENGWWEQQGGSSSYVTNDFVEPLSGGHSNNNTLVQIRKEA, from the coding sequence ATGACAAATGAGAATATGACAAAGAAAAAGCCATCAGGTGTGTCAAGACGTACCTTTATCAAAGGTACCGGTGCCGTAGCGGCGGCTGCTGCTGTTGGCGGAATCGGGATTACCGCAGGGATGCCGGATGTTGTTGAAGGTGCCCCAGTGGATCTCTCCAATGCCAAGACCTTCACCTCCAGCTGTGCGATGGAATGTCTGCACCATAATTTAAAAGGCTACGTGGTGGATGGCAAATTAGTTAAAGTGGAAACCGGTGATGATACGACCAAAGCTTGCTTACGGGGGATCAGCCGTACCCAGTGGGTCAATAATCCCGATCGCCCTAAAATGCCCATGCTGAGAACCGGGGAAAAAGGTGAAGGCAAGTGGAAAGAAATCAGCTGGGATGAAGCAACCGATTTAATCGTTACTAAAATCAAAGAAACCCAAAGTGAGCTGGGCAATCAAGGGATCACGTATAAAGGTGGTTCCGGTAACTTCGGCGCCTTAACTGGTGGCGTGGCTGGTGCATTTTTTAATTATCTAGGTGGCTATACCCCCATTGTCGGTTCCTTATGTTGTCAAGCTGTGACATCGACGATGACGCCTATGCTGGGAACACGTTACGAGGATACTCGAGATACGATCCAAGATAGCAACTATATTATCGTTTGGGGAACCAACCCAGCTGTCACCATGCAATCCTACTTCTCCAAATATCAAGAAGCCATGAGTAAAGGTGCCAGATTGATCACCATAGATCCGCGCTTAAGTGAGACGGCCGCCAAGTCCGATGAATGGATAACCATTTTGCCTGGTACAGATACAGCCCTTGGCCTAGGCATGCTCAAAATCATTATTGAAGAAAAATTGTATGATCAAGGGTTCTTACTCAAGCATACCGGAGTGCCCTTCTTAGTGGATAAGGCTACCGGCGACCAAGTGAAAGCTGAGGACAACGACACTAGCTACATGGTCTATGACCAGATTAGCAAAAGCATCGTCCCCCATGATCAAGAGGGTATTTCTCCCGCTTTAAGGTTGGACGGAACCCCTATTGCCGAGCAATACAACACAGTTTTTGAGCTCATTTATAATGAAGCCAAGATTTGGACACCAGAAAAAGTCCAAGAGGAAACGGATGTACCCGCAGGGAAAGTGGTTCTCTTGGCCCATGAGTACGCGACAGCCAAACCAGCCATGATTGTTCAGAATATGGGTAGTTTCCAAAGGACTGAATATGGTTCCTATGCCGTGGGTGTTCAGTTCTATCTGGCTGCTTTCACTGGTAACTTTGGTAAAGCCGGCGGTGGAGTATGTGATGCGGGTGGAGTCGGAACCACGATTAAAGTGAAGACGGCGATTCCTTCACCCAAACCTCAAGGTGAATTTGGGCAAATTCCTTCACCAAAATTAGGTGAGTATATTTTGGCCGATAAACCAAACAAGATAGGTTTTATGTGGGTTTTGACCACCAGTCTGATGACCCAATTCCCTAATACAGCTGCAGTTAAAGAAGCTCTGAAAAAGATACCTTTCGTAGTGGTCGTTGACAGTTTGATGACCTCCACAGCCTTGTATGCGGATCTCGTACTACCCTGCACGACTATTTTTGAAGATACCAATCTACTAGCCCATAACCGTTCTCACTTAGTGCAGTTGATGGAAAAGGCTGTTGAGCCGCCCGGTGAAGCCAAATCTGACCTGGAGATTTTCACAATGCTAGCCAAGAAGCTAGGTTTCGGCGAAGCTTTTGACAAGAGTCCTGAAGAATTCATTGAAATATGTCTAGAGGGAACAGGAATTACCCTCGAGCAATTAAAGCAGGGACCTGTATCTCCGATGCCCCAACCCTATATTCCGTATCCCGACGGGAAGTTCCGAACTCCCACGGAAAAGGCAGAATTATTTATGCCTGCATGGAAATCCAAAGGCTTTAATCCTGTAGTAACCTATATTCGCCCTAATGAGTTTATCAACGGGGATCAGGCTCTAGCTGAAAAATATCCCTTGATGGCTGTACAGCGGAAGACAAACCGCACCATCCATTCGACCTTTGGCAATCTGCCTTGGATCAGTGAATCCACAAGGTCAAAGGCTCAGGTGTTAATCCATCCCGATGATGCTTCAGCACGCGGAATCAAGAGCGGAGATAAGGTCGTCGCTTACAATGATCGTGGTGAGCACCATTGTATAGCTAATGTCCAGGCTCATATTAAAAAAGGTATCGTCGCTCTGGAAAATGGTTGGTGGGAGCAACAAGGCGGAAGCAGTAGCTATGTTACCAATGATTTCGTGGAGCCCTTGAGCGGCGGTCATAGTAACAATAATACCTTGGTACAAATCAGGAAGGAGGCGTAA
- a CDS encoding 4Fe-4S dicluster domain-containing protein translates to MAKVGFYYDMQNCYGCKTCQVACKSEQKTAPAVSWRRVRDFDTDHPATHATLSMGCNHCENPECLKNCPTGAYTKLENGIVYQDHSQCIGCRMCTMACPYGVPQYDPEEGKVSKCSYCKERIEQGLQPACAESCPGGNIIAGDLEELKAKYKGVQELPGMPVASITNPSIIINPAKTFKK, encoded by the coding sequence ATGGCAAAAGTAGGATTTTATTATGATATGCAAAACTGCTACGGCTGTAAAACCTGTCAGGTAGCCTGTAAATCAGAGCAAAAGACCGCACCGGCTGTTAGCTGGCGTCGGGTACGGGATTTTGACACAGACCATCCGGCGACTCATGCCACATTATCCATGGGCTGTAACCACTGTGAAAACCCTGAATGCTTGAAGAACTGCCCAACCGGTGCTTATACAAAGCTGGAAAACGGCATCGTCTATCAAGATCATAGTCAATGTATCGGTTGTAGAATGTGTACCATGGCTTGCCCCTATGGTGTCCCCCAATATGACCCCGAAGAAGGGAAAGTCAGCAAATGCAGTTATTGCAAAGAGCGCATCGAGCAAGGTCTACAGCCAGCCTGTGCTGAGTCCTGTCCTGGTGGTAATATCATCGCCGGGGATTTGGAAGAATTAAAAGCAAAATACAAAGGGGTTCAGGAGCTTCCGGGCATGCCTGTTGCCAGCATAACCAATCCGTCAATTATTATCAATCCAGCAAAAACATTTAAGAAATAG
- a CDS encoding metal-sensing transcriptional repressor: MKQCMDSENIHRRINKIMGQLKAIDKMVDSDVPCEDLLIQINAAKGALHKVGQIVLEGHINHCVKDGIEHGDAERTIKDFTKAIEHFSRMS; this comes from the coding sequence GTGAAGCAATGTATGGATTCGGAGAATATTCATCGTCGAATCAATAAGATTATGGGACAACTCAAGGCGATCGATAAGATGGTGGATAGTGATGTCCCCTGCGAGGACCTCCTCATTCAAATTAACGCAGCCAAGGGTGCCCTGCATAAGGTCGGACAGATCGTCCTTGAAGGGCATATCAACCATTGCGTCAAGGATGGCATCGAGCATGGTGATGCTGAGAGGACCATCAAGGACTTCACCAAAGCTATCGAGCATTTTTCGCGCATGAGTTAG
- a CDS encoding dimethyl sulfoxide reductase anchor subunit family protein yields MDTWEFPLVLFTVLGQWAIGLALMITLIEYISPAKGNQASLKQLRIGGMAVLPLVALGLIFSVFHLGQPLSAVKALMNLGTSMLSMEILFFSIVGVLALIYSIMWWKTPENPLRKAVGAVLSVVGLAAIVVTSKVYTLPARMAWDSWQTTAAFILTAILLGAVSVAFLLNKVEDEASQKAKKVMGWSIIGSVVLIVAVLAFFAGTYGTSVEQSAAVAATFSSGFFIARMVLGILLPVAFAAVFITGSKKKSYPAIAGVTLVGVILGEVAGRILFYSSVMGQYPWF; encoded by the coding sequence ATGGACACATGGGAATTTCCGTTAGTATTATTTACAGTATTGGGACAGTGGGCGATTGGACTCGCCCTGATGATCACCCTCATCGAATATATCTCCCCAGCTAAGGGCAATCAAGCAAGCTTAAAGCAACTAAGAATAGGTGGCATGGCAGTCTTGCCTCTGGTCGCCTTGGGATTAATCTTCTCCGTATTCCACTTAGGTCAACCCTTAAGTGCCGTCAAAGCCCTCATGAATCTCGGCACTTCGATGCTAAGCATGGAGATCCTTTTCTTCTCCATCGTCGGGGTATTAGCTCTAATCTATAGCATTATGTGGTGGAAAACCCCAGAGAATCCTTTGCGCAAAGCAGTCGGAGCTGTGCTTAGTGTCGTAGGCCTCGCAGCCATCGTCGTCACCAGCAAGGTCTATACCTTACCTGCAAGAATGGCCTGGGATTCTTGGCAAACTACAGCAGCATTTATCCTAACAGCCATTCTCCTAGGAGCTGTTTCCGTAGCCTTCTTGCTCAATAAAGTGGAAGATGAAGCAAGTCAAAAGGCCAAAAAGGTCATGGGTTGGTCCATTATTGGATCAGTTGTGCTGATTGTGGCCGTCTTAGCCTTCTTCGCCGGAACCTACGGCACCTCCGTTGAACAATCTGCAGCGGTAGCAGCGACCTTCTCATCAGGCTTCTTTATCGCCAGAATGGTTCTGGGTATCTTATTACCGGTCGCCTTCGCCGCCGTATTTATCACCGGTAGCAAGAAAAAATCCTATCCTGCAATTGCCGGAGTCACCCTCGTCGGGGTAATCCTTGGCGAAGTAGCCGGAAGAATTCTCTTCTATTCCTCGGTCATGGGTCAATATCCCTGGTTCTAA